The genomic DNA CAAGAGCTGGGTCTTCGATACAGATCAGCTCAGAATCACTATTTAACACGtatgatttatatagtttGCATGTAAGCTagatatggaaataaaaaaaatatccaacttcatttaataatttcagagGTTAAatcaagagaagaaagaagtaaTCAGTTTTTTACAGAAgatcaatcaatatttttaaataatactgcAACAGACACATGGTTAATGGAATCAAATGAAGTAAATTCAGATTCTTGGGAAAACAATGAACAAAAACAAGATTctgtattattacaattagagGATCCAGAAGATAGAATGAAATTAGCTATGGAAAGAGAAGAACAGATTGGTAATATAGTGCAAAGTATAGCAGATCTCAgacatatatttaaagtaaggGATTTCTGAATATTAgaacaaaatgaatattattaaaattattgcattaaataattaaaaaacatatctTCCTTAAACAGGATTTAGCAACCATGGTGCAGGAACAAGGTACTATTCTAGAtagaattgattataatattgaacaaaCACAAATACAAGTACAAGAGGGTtacaaacaattgaaaaaagcTGATTCTTATCAAAGAGCCAATAAGAAATTGTATTGCATAGTTGTTCTTGCAGGCGCTATCATTCTAGTCAGTTTTCTTTTTGTCGTGTTTAAAACATGAAATACAATTTGCACtactaaattttaatgtacaattactttgttattaattattctagtaaaaaaaacaaatatatagtgcataatttgcaaaaaatatttttcgacgaaatatttgaaaatttttaattctaagtaaaaagaaaaataatgaatttaataagtatatattttatttttatgattatataaattattttatgctcGAAAtcattccataatttttttgtcgTAATATCGTTTGCATATTGTTATGTAatgattttaagatttatatgtaatataaatgtaaattttaataatcttattaatgacttttaattgcatttttacttagattaatttttaatatatttaaattgagaatgctgctataaaattttgataaaataaacaattgaaaaaaaatgtgttcAAAATCAACtatgagaaaatattaaaaatatgtattgatttttttttaatgattttttaaaatgaatattttatcgaatattttatatgatcataatgttatttacataaacttaaatattataaataggtatcttgaaatataacttaataaatattaagataacaTAGTTaacaatatcgaatttttattcttaagaatactagataaattttttttgaacattGCACCTTTTTTTATCACAGACTGAGCggcacatatattttatatctacataatttattgtatttataattgtaatcatTTATCTACATATAAGttgaattcttaaaaaaatattattacaaagatAGGTTTGAAcaattacacacacacacacaggtatatgtatatatacctgatgtatatacatatatatatatatatatatatatatatgtataaataatatatatttatacatatacatatattatttatttaaagatatttgccTAAACATGCCCTTTTTATGTTTTGCGTGATATATGTGTACTTGAATGTATGCAAGAGTGTTATATAACTTCTAAatgtattgtaaatatttattcagttCTACAAAAATCTTGTATgttacgaattaaaaatcattcattaataatttcattaataaatgataaaaatttgtataaaaaaaaattattatttacacataTTGAAAGTgcgaaattcaataaaatacgTGAAAAACTTGATGTTTGCTGTGTAATCCAAAATGTAGCAAATAttgtacataataaaaatatttattctaataaatggaatgcaataaatgttaaagtcctataaattttattatatcatgaaatatatgtttagACTTGTTTTCCTTCTTCAAAGTTCATGAtagctattattatatatgtaaaaacttTCATAcagacctttttttttttttaatgcatttttatatacacttTTAAAAGCAAGGAAACAAGCTCATGTTTTGATgaacatttcatttaaatacaaaagaattctattttactatttttcatatacaacattgaattatgaataatatctgaataagaaaaaatatttagaaaatatttataatctgaaCGTATGTATAAAAAGTAGATAAGAAAgcagttttttttatcattcgaatGATTGAcaaataactaaatatttgCACTACTTTAGGTAGGAGTTGAGGTAGTCAAAATGTGAACTAAAATTGCAAACGCTCCACCGAGAATATAACGTACGAAATTATCACCAACTAAAGGACCCAAAGCATAAAGTCCATTTTTCGAAGCTTTTGCTACTTcataagtaaaattatcaaCATCAATTGGATTCGATTTACCATCTATGGGTTTGTCGGAATATTTTCCAAGACCGATACcgttatcttttaaataagacAAATCAGGCTTGTAACCTAcaaatgaacatttttttattaaaaaacattattatattatacacagattatatttttagattcgtTTGATACGTACCGATAAGTATAGCTACTGTAGAAACACgaaatgtatgtatacatcCATCAGGATCTGAAAAAGTAACTATTGGTTGTTTTTCAGATCCGgtagtattattaaaatcgttttCATTTCCAGTAAATCCGAGTAACGTATATCCTGGTAATGCTCTGTATAGAGGATAATTAGTACCACCGTCAGCCATCATTTCGTATACCTTGTGATATTCAGGATACATGGAGCTAGGAAGGCCttgtaatttatcataaatagtGCGTATCTTCTCGTCATCTGGCTTGTTCCATTCGTTGGACGAGTCACGAAAGGCATGCAATACAGGAATGCCGCGAAAGCGTGCAGCCATAATTGCATCCGCAGCGCTTAATCCAGCACCAATTACTAATATCGGATTGATTATTTGTCTTTCTTCTAACTCGATTGctaaaatcgaatattttattagtgaAGATTAGCGCAATTCGTTAAcacgtaaaatttaaatatgaaaaaacaaaaagaaaacgtaaaaaaaaaaagatagaagcaTACCTTGATGTTGATCAATCAGATGATCTAatcttaattctaatttatttaaatcatgtGTTATCCAATCAGGTTGAGAGTTTTCACCAGGTATACCTAACTGATTTGACAAGTCAGTTGTGCCTGTGGCAAGAACGACTCTTTTACATCGATAACGGAATGGTTTTCCAGTTTGTTTGTCAAAACCATCTACTATCCagttataatcttttttctggCAATTAATGTCCGGATCACAGACTGTTCTCACCGAAGTCACTATAGTCTCGCTGGAAAGCAAGCGTCCACGTTATTAGCATTACACGGGAGACACGATACGATTCGCGAGCAATCTGAACTAAATTGGCGTGCGAAACCAACCATCGAAAATATTGTTCCAACCTCTTTATGCGTACATAGTCTTTGTAATAGGCAGCCACTGTACCAACAGAAATTCTGCTAGCTGTCTTACACGCATTTGATTTCTCATGAAACGTGTAATATGATTCGCTCTCTATTGAATTTGTGTTCCGAAATTGTTCGGACTCGAT from Apis mellifera strain DH4 linkage group LG4, Amel_HAv3.1, whole genome shotgun sequence includes the following:
- the LOC725897 gene encoding syntaxin-16, whose protein sequence is MAMRNLTEPFVLMRNNALQSKHIYAEQNLSDRMALVTSDSGTSDNVELKNVNLESNAPPIWTDALEETQYILSRLRVKIDSLVELHAKQLTRPTLDDTSQEERQMEQLTREIGRAFSNGYHQVQAIKAAARHTTGSAERQLAISAVMALSTALQELGLRYRSAQNHYLTQVKSREERSNQFFTEDQSIFLNNTATDTWLMESNEVNSDSWENNEQKQDSVLLQLEDPEDRMKLAMEREEQIGNIVQSIADLRHIFKDLATMVQEQGTILDRIDYNIEQTQIQVQEGYKQLKKADSYQRANKKLYCIVVLAGAIILVSFLFVVFKT
- the LOC413141 gene encoding oxidative stress-induced growth inhibitor 2 isoform X1, with the protein product MQNCCDESDNDGDNDVIYKDVVIIGNGPSGICLSFMLAGNWPYYTGEPHPADEMLTARLHFSTRSGNEECYDTASQELESETNHQWQQNDVRSKGYDEKGGGRGLASSTRCKLECLSSGLEGRIGGRPLALLMDQLQHPCVDAGLDVPSLLTWKSVDQHPEHKVIDHIVLGKGQPGGSWQSMDPNVLTISLNRWMSLPDLDIRQWEMLIESEQFRNTNSIESESYYTFHEKSNACKTASRISVGTVAAYYKDYVRIKRLEQYFRCETIVTSVRTVCDPDINCQKKDYNWIVDGFDKQTGKPFRYRCKRVVLATGTTDLSNQLGIPGENSQPDWITHDLNKLELRLDHLIDQHQAIELEERQIINPILVIGAGLSAADAIMAARFRGIPVLHAFRDSSNEWNKPDDEKIRTIYDKLQGLPSSMYPEYHKVYEMMADGGTNYPLYRALPGYTLLGFTGNENDFNNTTGSEKQPIVTFSDPDGCIHTFRVSTVAILIGYKPDLSYLKDNGIGLGKYSDKPIDGKSNPIDVDNFTYEVAKASKNGLYALGPLVGDNFVRYILGGAFAILVHILTTSTPT
- the LOC413141 gene encoding oxidative stress-induced growth inhibitor 1 isoform X2; this translates as MLAGNWPYYTGEPHPADEMLTARLHFSTRSGNEECYDTASQELESETNHQWQQNDVRSKGYDEKGGGRGLASSTRCKLECLSSGLEGRIGGRPLALLMDQLQHPCVDAGLDVPSLLTWKSVDQHPEHKVIDHIVLGKGQPGGSWQSMDPNVLTISLNRWMSLPDLDIRQWEMLIESEQFRNTNSIESESYYTFHEKSNACKTASRISVGTVAAYYKDYVRIKRLEQYFRCETIVTSVRTVCDPDINCQKKDYNWIVDGFDKQTGKPFRYRCKRVVLATGTTDLSNQLGIPGENSQPDWITHDLNKLELRLDHLIDQHQAIELEERQIINPILVIGAGLSAADAIMAARFRGIPVLHAFRDSSNEWNKPDDEKIRTIYDKLQGLPSSMYPEYHKVYEMMADGGTNYPLYRALPGYTLLGFTGNENDFNNTTGSEKQPIVTFSDPDGCIHTFRVSTVAILIGYKPDLSYLKDNGIGLGKYSDKPIDGKSNPIDVDNFTYEVAKASKNGLYALGPLVGDNFVRYILGGAFAILVHILTTSTPT